Genomic window (Penaeus vannamei isolate JL-2024 chromosome 7, ASM4276789v1, whole genome shotgun sequence):
actccaacaggaagatcatgctcaacgagtcaaacatcaggagaaattacaccgcatatgcagcaagagcagatggtcaaaagctggacgtagtgatcttcttagaaacatgtcctccaaacgtcttacccacacggaactagaagccctctcccttggactcaaattcagcaccgggctggacaacaaggaccttatcgactacgttgtctcgaaccaccgctggaccgacagtgatgtcgacaaagggttcatccaagggatcatcgcctgctgtgttgccgatgcgtcgtcacgctccccggcgatccctcgcagatacgtcactgcgttgaagagcctacgcgacgacgagaccatcgtcatcacccaggcagacaaaggtgggggtattgttgttatggataagactgactatatatgtaaaatgaacgatttactttccgatgcttctgtttacaggaaagtgacgaaaggcgagggtaagatggaagctgccaggtttaagaagaaggcgagggacgtactcctgcggtcggctaaggggaaaggcttgcttcacctgctggaggaggccccccgcaacccgtccatgagaggtctcccgaaggtacacaagccaggtgtgccgatgagaccgatcacgtctggcattggcagcgctccccatcgcctggcgaagtgtttggcgaaacccctctccgccgccatgggagtcatcagtgattctcacctgaagaactctgcggacctcatcagacgtctgcagggttctgtatataaaaataaaaaactggctagttttgacgttaaatccctttttacaaatgtacccacagatggagctatccgggcagtcgagagggtcaccggatccatggtagatgacgaacttccactgccaaagcaccacttcataagcctcgtgaagttgtgtgtggacttcggcttcttcgagttcgctggggatgagtaccagcaaatcagcggcctcgccatggggtcccctctgagcgctgtcctggcctgcctcttcatggagacgctggaaagggaccactacagggatataatcggaaggcactcaacttggcttcgttacgtagatgatgtcctcgtcattgtccccagaaggtcgtgtctgcaccatacactgacgcggctgaactccgtccacgagaaaatccagttcaccgtggaggaagaagaggatcagaagttacctttcctggacactctgatccatcggggtgatgaagacctacgtttttctgtatacaggaagccgactaataaagatgattatatccattattactcggcacacagcaatagaactaaatctggggttgtgattgggttcttcctccgggcactgaggatttgcagccctgagttccttgaaagtgaagttacatatgtaattgattctttcatgaaacataaataccccaaaggtctcctgctgaacctcagaaagaaggcggagaacatactttcaagatctaaccccgtgatatcctccaattttctcatattacctccatgtaatctctcccaggcgatcagcaaatactttggcaatactatgaacatcgccagcacatccggggaaaagatacatgacctaatacgagaaaagaaacaacagaaaagcaacaccgacagtgcagtataccgcataccctgcagcggttgcgatatggcatactatggtgaaactggacgtggcttcaacaccaggatctacgaacatcgcgccgacgtccgtcaccatagaaattccaacgccatggtggttcatgtagatgaagctggacatctaccgaactggaaagaagctgaaacaatccatgaaggattaagcaaacacaaaaggaaggtcatggaagctgcatacatcgcgacagagaaaaacatgaacaccgcatcgggtagattcaaactatccaaggtcgcggcagcaattatacgcacaacaagcgcgaggtcacggtcatcaggtgattcatcagctccgatgtaatataaatatgctgtgtattctccaaaatgtatgtatttctgacgaagatataatcgaaaccggtcaaatacatctcttgtattgtgaagatattcgttctcattcatacctttccacatttgtccacatgaatacggttcatccttcttacggtatgagtggcgagcggtctgcccctccccgggatttcttcacaagacgcaagatccagagtgtcaagaatcgacgtggtttcctgatggactgcttggctgagcaagtgttgccaccttcagctccgagccagtttaaatccggcgagcatccgttccctgatagcgctcgggccttccttgtggaggccattaggacccttcaacatcgactctatgaactccggaacgaactcgagggcgaacaccttccccatgggctggtcctccaactccaacaggaagatcatgctcaacgagtcaaacatcaggagaaattacaccgcatatgcagcaagagcagatggtcaaaagctggacgtagtgatcttcttagaaacatgtcctccaaacgtcttacccacacggaactagaagccctctcccttggactcaaattcagcaccgggctggacaacaaggaccttatcgactacgttgtctcgaaccaccgctggaccgacagtgatgtcgacaaagggttcatccaagggatcatcgcctgctgtgttgccgatgcgtcgtcacgctccccggcgatccctcgcagatacgtcactgcgttgaagaccctacgcgacgacgagaccatcgtcatcacccaggcagacaaaggtgggggtattgttgttatggataagactgactatatatgtaaaatgaacgatttactttccgatgcttctgtttacaggaaagtgacgaaaggcgagggtaagatggaagctgccaggtttaagaagaaggcgagggacgtactcctgcggtcggctaaggggaaaggcttgcttcacctgctggaggaggccccccgcaacccgtccatgagaggtctcccgaaggtacacaagccaggtgtgccgatgagaccgatcacgtctggcattggcagcgctccccatcgcctggcgaagtgtttggcgaaacccctctccgccgccatgggagtcatcagtgattctcacctgaagaactctgcggacctcatcagacgtctgcagggttctgtatataaaaataaaaaactggctagttttgacgttaaatccctttttacaaatgtacccacagatggagctatccgggcagtcgagagggtcaccggatccatggtagatgacgaacttccactgccaaagcaccacttcataagcctcgtgaagttgtgtgtggacttcggcttcttcgagttcgctggggatgagtaccagcaaatcagcggcctcgccatggggtcccctctgagcgctgtcctggcctgcctcttcatggagacgctggaaagggaccactacagggatataatcggaaggcactcaacttggcttcgttacgtagatgatgtcctcgtcattgtccccagaaggtcgtgtctgcaccatacactgacgcggctgaactccgtccacgagaaaatccagttcaccgtggaggaagaagaggatcagaagttacctttcctggacactctgatccatcggggtgatgaagacctacgtttttctgtatacaggaagccgactaataaagatgattatatccattattactcggcacacagcaatagaactaaatctggggttgtgattgggttcttcctccgggcactgaggatttgcagccctgagttccttgaaagtgaagttacatatgtaattgattctttcatgaaacataaataccccaaaggtctcctgctgaacctcagaaagaaggcggagaacatactttcaagatctaaccccgtgatatcctccaattttctcatattacctccatgtaatctctcccaggcgatcagcaaatactttggcaatactatgaacatcgccagcacatccggggaaaagatacatgacctaatacgagaaaagaaacaacagaaaagcaacaccgacagtgcagtataccgcataccctgcagcggttgcgatatggcatactatggtgaaactggacgtggcttcaacaccaggatctacgaacatcgcgccgacgtccgtcaccatagaaattccaacgccatggtggttcatgtagatgaagctggacatctaccgaactggaaagaagctgaaacaatccatgaaggattaagcaaacacaaaaggaaggtcatggaagctgcatacatcgcgacagagaaaaacatgaacaccgcatcgggtagattcaaactatccaaggtcgcggcagcaattatacgcacaacaagcgcgaggtcacggtcatcaggtgattcatcagctccgatgtaatataaatatgctgtgtattctccaaaatgtatgtatttctgacgaagatataatcgaaaccggtcaaatacatctcttgtattgtgaagatattcgttctcattcatacctttccacaatacatatacatatacatatacatatatatatatatatatatatatatatacatatatatatatatatgtatatatatgtatatatatacatatatatatatatgtatatatatatatttatatatatatatttatacacacacacacacacacacacacacacacacacacacacacacacacacacacacacacacacacacacacacacacacacacacacacacacacatatatatatatatatatatatatatatatatatatatatatatatatttatatatgtgtatatatatatatattatatatatatatatatacatatatatgtatatatatatatatatatatatatatatatatatatatatatatatatatatgtatgtatgcatctatgtatattgcttcgtcagggcaatagcgaaaaagccttcggcatattcgtgtgttttcttgtccttcccttcgttgttcctgttgcaatctggtcgtcatgaattccacacatgtatgtatgtgtgtttgtatagatacgtatatacacatatacatatgtatatgtatatatatgtatatatatatatacatatatacatatatatgtatacacacacacacacacacacacacacacacacacacacacacacacacacacacacacacacacacacacacacacgcacgcacacaaacacacacatatatatatgtatatatatatatatatatatataaatatatatatatatatatgtatatatatataaatatatatatatatatatatatatatatgcatatatatatatatatatatatatatatatatatatatatatatatatatatatatatgtatatatatatatatatatatatatatatatatatatatatatagatacatatatatgtatatatagatggaaagagagatggatagatagatatatttatacacacacacacacacacacacacacacacacacacacacacacatatatatatatatatatatatatatatatatatccatatatatatatgtatatatatacatatatatatatatatatatatatatatatatatatatatatatatatatatatatatatatatatatatatatacacacacacacacacacacacacacacacacacacacacacacacagacacacacacacacacacacacacacagacacacacacacacacacacatatatatatttatatatatatatatatttacatacacacacacacacacacccacacacacacacacacacacacacacacacacacacacacacacacacacacacacacacatatatatatatatatacatatatacatacatatatatatatatgtatatatatatatatagatgaatgtatgtatatatatatatatatatatatatatatgtataattatacatgtatatatatacatgtatatatatatatatgtatatatatacatatatatatatatatatataatctatacatatatatatatatatgtacatatatatgtatatatctatatatatatatatatatatatatgtatatatatatatatatatatatgtatatatatatatatattagtgaacacacacacacacacacacacacacacacacacacacacacacacacacacacacacacacacacacacacacacacacacacacacacacacatatgcgatctctatatatatatttatacacacacagagaatgtatatatatatatatatatatatatatatatatatatatatatatgtatatatgtatgtatgtatatatatatatatatatatatatatatatatatatatatatatatatatatatatatatatatatatatatatatatatatgtatgtatgtatatttatatatatatatatatatatatatatatatatatatatatatatatatatatatatatatagaaaaatgtatatatatatatatatatatatatttatatatatatatatatatatatatatatatatatatatatatatatatatatatatatatgtatatgtatatatatatattagtgagcacacacacacacacatatacatacatatatatatatatatatatatatatatatatatatatatatatatatatatatatatatatatgtatatatatatatatatatatatatatatatatatatatatatatatatatatatatatatatatatatatatatatatttatatggtgcttttaattattcatttccgAAGTATTGAATATAGAATGTTACACAAGTGGGAAATTgaaaaggcagagggagggaaggtaaacaCGAGCCTAGACATTACCGCATCAGGAGCCCCATCAGcgcgggaaaaaacaaaaacatcaaaacaggTTGACAAAGTCCGCAGAGCAAGAGCGGGAGCAGCTTGACTGGGAGGAGGAGGCGCAGCAGAAGAACGTGTCTGCAGCCGAAGCCGATGGAGTGAATGCTTGGGAGAAGTAGCAGTAGATATGAGTAAGAATATGGGAGTAGGAGCAGGTGGAAATAAGAAGgtggaggcagcagcagcaggtgggagggcgagggaggaggtcggATTGATCAGTGTGGCTCCGGGTTCCGTGGTGTGCGGGTCTGTGTGCCGcgcgagtgcgtgagtgagtcgCCCGCGGGGCCGCCATGGCCAGAGTGTTTCCTTGTACTGACTGTGTCCTGCCATGAGTGAGAGTCTCCGTGGCCATGCAGCCGCCCACGGTactcgccgcccacgccgcccccaGGCTCGCTACTGAGAGTGGGTGGCAGTATGCGCCCCCCCGCCCACGCACCAGTTCCGCCCTTGCTGCTTCTGCTGTCCTTGGCCCGAGGTAACTGTAGGTGTgtgcagctgctgctgctgttgcttttaCTCCTGTCAAGCGCCACgtgggcggggcgtgggcggcgcGCCACAAGTGTGGCCCCTTACCTGCTGCCGCCGTGGATGGCGGAGCAGCAGGTGAACAACATGAGCCGTAAGCTGCAGGATGCTTGGGGAGGCTGCGGCCACAGCCAAGACCCCCCCAAGCACCACCGCTTGCGGCACCATGGCCGCAGACACCATGGCCAAATGCCTGAGGTCAAGGTCGAGCATGTGTGCAGTCACGAGTCAGAATTCAAGCGGCGCAAGAAATTCCAAGACTTTCAGCTGGCCACCTGTCCTCAGTGGGCCGTGAACACCTCCTGGGAGAACGAGGTCGCCAACTCCACGGCCCGGTGCTTCACTGCGCTGCGGCATCTCGTGCACATAGACCAACTGGCCGCAGCCGCAGTTTGCCGCTATTCCCGTATCTTACGCCAGTACGACTGTCACTCAGCCGCAACCTTCATCGCCAGACACCTGTCGCCGGCACAGGAATTCTGCACCCAGTGTCAGGTAGGTTCATTAACACCTGCTCTGGCTGTCACGTGATGGGTTGCTCGCGCTGTGCGGTTTTCTAGCGGTGATTCCGAAACACACTGATAACCCACACGGCCTATATTACTATAGATCTATGCATAAtatgaagggagaaaatgagttaATCCATTGAAATTACCGCCTTCTGGAGTGAATCTTAATGCTTCAGTATGAATTCTAGAAGACTGAGTTTGCCTCTCGTTATGTCTCGAAAGGAGAAAGGATTTTATGAAAAGCGTTGGTTTTCTTTGTCAGTCACAGTCGTGAAGTCTGTCACATGTGCAACCGTACCGTAATCATGATTAAGTATTGATCAATACAGTCAGTACATGTCAACATTTCTTTAGACCTGATCATAAAGCATTGTTGAagactttgagaaaaaaaaaagctttcggtgttattaatatatattcaatcCCATTACACACAATAATACCCACCATCATAGTTTCCATAATTGATCTCTCAAATTTCATACCCAGTGTTATATTTTCAGTATAGAGTCAAGAAAGTTGTTTCACCTTTAATGTACTCCAACGCGCTCTGGTTTACCAGTGTACAGTATGTACAACAACTAAAGCTTGAACGACAACAGTATTCACACTGACGATTGAAggcatgcatcatcatcatcatcattattattattattattattattattattattattattattattattattgttatgataatgataataacactaataatgaaaataataatgttgataataataatgataataataataataatcataataattgttattattgtcattatagtttttgttattgatattgttattgatattgttgctattattatttcttattattgattttactattattgtgattattattattgttttcattgttattgttatcattattgttatttttattatgatttttataaatgttattattattattattattattattattattattattattattattattattattattattattattattattattattatcattattattattatgatgatgatgatgatgacggcgatgctgatgatgatgattgttattgttgttgttataataataataataataataataataataataataataataataataataataataataataataataataataataatgataataataataataataataataataataataataatgatgatgataatgatactactactattactactactaatgattatgataatgatgatgattatcatcattattattattattatcatcatcattgttattatttccattattaaaatcattattatagatgattttagtattatgatttttattatcatcatcattattattataattatcattatcattaccagcagcagcattattatttttgatacattactgttattataattttttcatcaatgtcatttgttattgttgatatcattattgtagctattattatcataattgtcgttgtgtttatcattattatgttgatgttattgatataaatattatcatcattattgtaataattattttgtttattgttttagcTGTCTtcgtaatcttcatcattatcatcattgttattattaataataataatattattattactattattattgttatcattattattatcattgataattaaaattatttgtatcattatcagtgttatcattaataattttgctattattattattattattattattattattattattattattactattattcttaatatcgttatcatcgttattactataattgtttatattggtattatcattatcgtcattatcattactattattaatagtattgtgaatatcaacattgttatcagtattttttaccattatcattgttgttgctattattttcattgttattcttaatttctaaattattattattaatatcagcatcattattattatgactatcgttattgttaacattactttAATTTTGTAATCTTTATTGTTGTCATGGTTACTAGCATcagctttttattattactgtccttatgTCCTTATCTCTTAACTATCATCATGCATAAAATTTTTATTTACACAATTAAgaacattatcactgttgttcttattgttattgatattcttttgattatcattactactattgcctttattattgttgttatttctatcacttttattattcgtgttatcattattcttcacattatctttattatcattattgttattattaattgtcatcatcatcttcatactatcaattatgataatagcaataatgataataataataataattattgctattattattatcattatcatatttattattatcagtgatataatcgttatcattataattagtagtaatactattattatcgctattgccattatcattattatgatcattatttttattattgatgttattgttaatgctattattgttatttttttatcactgttactactgttattttttatcagtattatctttgatattcttctgtttattatcactagtattgttttattattatcattattattattattattttttattgttattattatcattattatcattattgttattattatcattattatttttatcattattagtgttatcattattatttttatcattattagtgttatcattattattaatcattattattgttattactattattatcattaatattgctattttttgttgtctttattttttttcattataactattttcattaattttattattgctgtcacatttattatcattgttattattatcatgttttcagTTATCATCGATTTAcctatattactgttgttattatcatgacttagtttttgtgtctttttcttatcatcattatctttatcattgttgtttttattaccttTAGGTTGTTGCTGTCAGTAAAGCTcgcatcatcttttttattttcaagatttcgattatcataaaaaaataatatcgtCTAcgctatcatgatcatcattattattgttattgtcattaatttcatcattttaataatcttcatcatgataattataattactattattactagaattgtcattatcgttatcattattacaacaacaaaaacaattatcattatcatcatcggcatcactgttattgtaattatcatcatc
Coding sequences:
- the LOC138862227 gene encoding uncharacterized protein → MRPPAHAPVPPLLLLLSLARGNCRCVQLLLLLLLLLSSATWAGRGRRATSVAPYLLPPWMAEQQVNNMSRKLQDAWGGCGHSQDPPKHHRLRHHGRRHHGQMPEVKVEHVCSHESEFKRRKKFQDFQLATCPQWAVNTSWENEVANSTARCFTALRHLVHIDQLAAAAVCRYSRILRQYDCHSAATFIARHLSPAQEFCTQCQVCGDKVV